From the genome of Planctomycetia bacterium, one region includes:
- a CDS encoding polyphosphate polymerase domain-containing protein — MFKHHLQANRFELKYVISDTCAIGVRNFLRSYLVSDEFNPPEGGGYQVNSVYLDSPDLELCNATVEGHKNRYKLRIRFYDDAPTSPVFFEIKRRCNDAILKERARVKRESCARLLAGHWPTHADLVKFSPKSFDSLRTFCDLRNRLQARGQAIVTYEREAYVTQDSDSVRVTFDRQIRTVPFCGEFRASNRSDWAYPPIAGTVLELKFTERFPVWMRNMVRVFNLQRGSMPKYVECVQVLGSEAPRDRHLTRGGAP; from the coding sequence ATGTTCAAGCATCATCTCCAAGCGAATCGCTTCGAGTTGAAATACGTCATTAGCGATACCTGCGCCATCGGCGTGCGGAATTTTCTGCGCAGTTACCTCGTGTCGGACGAATTCAATCCGCCCGAAGGTGGCGGTTACCAGGTCAACAGCGTGTACCTGGACAGTCCCGATCTGGAGCTCTGTAACGCCACCGTGGAAGGCCACAAGAACCGGTATAAGCTCCGCATTCGCTTTTACGACGACGCTCCGACGAGCCCCGTCTTTTTCGAAATCAAACGTCGCTGCAACGATGCGATTCTCAAGGAGCGGGCGCGAGTGAAGCGCGAGTCGTGCGCCCGATTGCTGGCCGGCCACTGGCCGACTCATGCGGACTTGGTGAAGTTCTCGCCGAAGTCGTTTGACTCGCTGCGGACTTTCTGCGATTTGCGCAACCGGCTGCAAGCGCGCGGTCAGGCGATTGTTACTTACGAACGCGAAGCCTACGTCACGCAGGACTCCGATTCCGTCCGGGTGACCTTCGATCGCCAAATTCGGACAGTGCCGTTCTGCGGCGAATTTCGCGCCTCGAATCGCAGCGATTGGGCGTATCCCCCGATCGCCGGCACGGTGCTGGAGTTGAAATTCACCGAGCGATTCCCAGTTTGGATGAGAAACATGGTGCGGGTGTTCAACCTGCAGCGCGGCTCCATGCCGAAGTACGTGGAATGCGTGCAAGTGCTCGGCTCGGAGGCCCCTCGTGATCGTCATTTGACGCGGGGAGGCGCCCCGTGA